A stretch of Oryza brachyantha chromosome 4, ObraRS2, whole genome shotgun sequence DNA encodes these proteins:
- the LOC102705809 gene encoding SH3 domain-containing protein 2-like — MEALWKQASRLKEQVSRQGVFKPFGAAYGNSDNAFTDESEVNLHQRLEKLYLSTRAAKHFQRDIVRGVEGYIVTGSKQVDIGNKLSDDSQKYGTGNTCTSGNTLSKAATYYGRARSMMEKERGNMLRAFGTQVAEPLRAMVMGAPLEDARHLAQRYDRMRQEAEAQAVEVSRRQNRARESAANGEMSKLEAAEYKLEELKSSMVGLGKEAVAAMAAVEAQQQRLTLQRLIAMVEAERAYHQKVLEILDHLEQEMVSERQKIEAPPTPSEESYMAQPPPSYDEVNGMFASSSVDDSVTSVDFFLGEALDSFKAESESELNLSLGDIVIVRKISSNGWAEGECKGKAGWFPHAYIERRERVLASKVPHIF, encoded by the exons GGTGTGTTTAAGCCGTTTGGAGCTGCCTATGGAAATTCAGATAATGCGTTTACAGATGAATCAGAAGTTAATCTACACCAGAGGCTGGAAAAACTATACCTATCAACTCGTGCTGCTAAA CATTTTCAAAGGGACATTGTGCGGGGTGTGGAGGGATACATAGTCACTGGATCCAAACAAGTGGACATAG GAAATAAATTGTCCGACGATAGCCAGAAATATGGCACAGGAAACACATGTACAAGTGGTAACACTTTATCCAAGGCTGCTACATATTATGGGAGGGCTCGTTCTATGATGGAAAAGGAACGTGGGAACATGTTGAGAGCATTTGGTACACAG GTGGCAGAGCCACTGCGAGCAATGGTTATGGGTGCACCTTTAGAAGATGCTAGACATCTAGCCCAGAGATATGACCGAATGAGGCAAGAGGCTGAAGCCCAG GCTGTTGAAGTTTCAAGACGGCAAAACAGAGCGAGAGAATCTGCTGCAAATGGAGAAATGTCAAAGCTAGAAGCTGCTGAATACAAACTTGAAGAACTTAAGTCAAGCATGGTGGGATTAGGGAAGGAAGCTGTTGCAGCGATGGCTGCCGTTGAGGCTCAACAGCAAAGATTGACATTACAACGCCTTATTGCGATG GTTGAAGCTGAAAGAGCATACCATCAGAAAGTTCTGGAAATTCTTGACCACCTGGAACAAGAA ATGGTATCTGAGCGTCAAAAGATTGAAGCACCTCCGACCCCATCAGAAGAAAGTTACATGGCACAGCCACCACCATCTTATGACGAAGTCAATGGCATGTTTGCATCCTCCTCTGTCGATGATTCAGTGACATCTGTAGATTTCTTCCTTGGAGAG GCCCTTGATTCCTTCAAGGCTGAAAGTGAGTCTGAGCTTAACTTGTCGCTTGGAGACATTGTTATTGTCCGGAAG ATATCAAGCAATGGTTGGGCAGAAGGCGAATGCAAGGGAAAAGCAGGATGGTTCCCACATGCTTATATCGAAAGACGAGAGCGAGTTCTAGCGAGCAAAGTTCCACATATTTTCTAG